Within Xanthomonas oryzae pv. oryzae, the genomic segment ACAAGGCGCGCTGCTCGGGTGGCAACAACGCCAGACGGGCCAACATGGCGCGACCGTCGTGCACCTGTTCGGCGGATGCGGATTGGCTGGGCTGTTGTGGGGCGAACAGACCCACCACCCGCTGCCAGCGCGCGACACGGCGCTGCCCATCCAGAAACTGCCGGTACAAAATGGCGAACAACCACGGCTGCAGGGCGTCGGCGGTATGCCGTGTGCGCCACCGCCGCAGCGCACGCTCGAGTGTGGCTTGCACCAGATCGTCGGCGCTGGCGGGGTCGCCACTCAGCGAGCGCGCGAAGCGGCGCAGCGCCGGCAGCATGGCGCGCAGTTGGTCATCGTCCAGAGCATCCATTGGCAGGTTTTGGTGGTGGCATCACGCAGTGGACGCACTGAAGCGCGGATGATTCCCACCATTCGTGCGCGTGCCACACTATTATTGGCGATCAAGGGAATAACTCGGCGCACACGTCGTCTCACTGCATCGACCACTCACAGCATCGACCACAGGAGCCAGCCATGACGTTGCCACCTCCCTCGCCCCCGCGTGCGCGCAGCCCCGTGCTGCCGTTGTTGGGGATTGCCGCGATTGCCGGCGGCGTTGCGCTGGCGTTTGCCTGGACGGCCGGCTGGATCGGCAGCGACCGGCTCACTGCCGCACGCATGACCGACACCATCGAATCCAGCGGGCCGCCGCATCCGGGCTTCCGCCGTGCGCATACCAAGGGTGTCTGCGTGAGCGGGCACTTCCAGTCCAGCGGCAAGGCCACCTGGCTGTCGTCGGCACGCATCTTCAGCCAGCCCAGCACGCCGGTGCTGGGACGCATGTCGATCGGCGGCGGCGACCCGCACGGGCCCGACGGGCAGGCGCGCGTACGCAGCATGGCGCTGCTGTTGCGCAGCGACGATGGGCAGCAATGGCGCACGGCGATGAACAGTTTTCCGTTCTTCGTGGTCGCCACGCCGGCCGGCTTTCAGGCACTCAATGTGGCCTCCAAGCCAGACCCGGCCACCGGCAAGCCGGACCCGGAAAAACTGGCGGCGTTCGGCAAGCAATATCCGGAGGCAGCAAAGTTCCAGCAGTGGGCCAAGACCGCGCCGTGGTCGGACAGCTGGGCCAACACGCAGTACAACGGCGTCAACGCGTTCCGCGCGATTGCCGGCGATGGACGCGAACGCTACATCCGCTGGTCGATGCGCCCGCAGACGCCGTTCAAGGAATTGAGCGCCGAACAACGCAAGCAGGCCGATGGCGATTTTCTCGCCACCGATCTGGATGCGCGGCTGACGCAGGGGCCGCTGCGTTGGGACATGGTGCTGACCATCGCCGAGCCCGGCGATGCGGTGGACGACCCGTCGCAGCCGTGGCCGGACAGCCGCAAGCAGATCGTGGCCGGGACGCTCTCGATCGAGCGTGCGCAGCCGCAGGCCACCGGCCCGTGCCGCGATCTCAATTACGACCCGTTGATCTTGCCCAAGGGCCTTGCCGCATCGAATGACCCGATTCTGGCGGCACGCTCGTCGGTGTATTCGCAATCGTTCAATCGCCGCGAGCGCGAGATCGCTGACGGCCAAGGCAGCGCCGCCACCGGCCAGGGAGCACGCCAATGAGCAGACGCACCCACTTCAATCTGCCTGCGCGCGTATTGCATTGGCTGATGGCCGCGATGATCCTGACCATGCTGTTCGTCGGTGTGGGCATGGTGGCCTCGGTGACGCAACGGCCGTGGTTGATCGATCTGCATCGCCCGCTGGGCATCGCGATTTTGATCCTGGCAGTACTGCGCTTGATCAACCGCTTGCGCCATCGCCCACCGCCGCTGCCGGCCGATCTGCCGGCGTGGCAGAAGGCCGCCGCGATTGCCTCGCATTGGCTGCTGTATGCATTGATGCTGGGCATGCCATTGATCGGCTGGGCGATGTTGTCGGCCGGCGGCTACCCGATCGTGCTGTGGCCGGGCGCGAACCTGCCGGCGATCGCACCGCACGACCCTGCGCTGTATGCCTGGCTGCGCAGCGCGCATGGCTGGCTGGCGTATCTGTTGTTCGCCACCGTGCTGGGGCATCTGAGCGCAGCCCTGTTCCATGCCTGGGTGCGCCGCGACGGCGTGTTTTCCAGCATGGCGCTTGGGGAGCGGTGACTCTTTCACATGAGCCTTTGATCACGCAGGTGGAGCACGGACCCAGCTTGCACTGAGCGAGCCCTTTGCCTTGCCCTGGACAGCAGGGCTCGCTCATTGGCAGAGTCCGTCAGCAACAGTGCGTTAGAGCCGCCTATCTACAGGCGGCTTCAACTCTGACGTGCGCCCAGCACGATCAGCCGCAAACTGCGTCGCAACCAGCACGCTGTGCAGTATCGGCCCGATCACGCGCAGCGCATCAGCGCCCATCGGCGCACGCAGGCCAGCCGGCGTCCACGCATCGACGCCGAACGTATCGGCCAGAGCGAGGTTCTGCTGAGGGAGGACGTCAGTCCCGAACAGATTGCCGGTCGCACCGGCTTGGCCAGTCACGCATGGATCTATCGGCACATCGACGCCGACCAGAAGCGCGGTGGTCGGTTGTTCATGCATCTACGTAAACGCCGCCGCAAACGCCGTCGGCGTGGCGTGCGCGTGCGTGCAGCGCGTTTGCTGATCGCCACGACCGTGCGCGAGGTGTAGGCGGGCCATTGGCCCGCCGGGATTCGGGAGTCGGGAGTGGTGACAGCTGCGGCAGCGCATCTGGCTGCCGCAGCTGAACACAGGGCAGGCTGTCATCGTTCTGTCACCGCAATGCGGTAGATGCGCGGGCCGGGCAGGCCGTAGTCTGCTCGGCCGTTTGTTCCATCGATCAATCGCGATGACGCGCCTGCTTCTGCTGGTCTGCGCCTGCCTGTGGCTGGCCGGCTGTTCCTCTCCTTCGACCTCGCTCAGCGAGCGCCTGGTTGCGCCCGGTGGCACCTCGCCGCTGCTGGACGAAGAACGCATCGCCGCCACCATCGCCACGGTGCCCAACCGCAGCGGGCATGTGCTGACGCGCGATGGCGTGCCGATCTTCTGGCGTGCGATCGACCCCGGCCAGTACGCCATGCAGTACCGCTACATGGGTCAGCGCAACGACCCGGCGCATGCGCTGGATGTGGATTTCAGTTTCAAGGTTCCGACCGCTGTGCCGCCGACACCACGCGGCACGGTGGTGGTGCTGCATGGTTGGATGATGGATGGCGATTCGCTGCTGCCCTGGTCGCTGCAGCTCGCGCAGGCCGGCTATCGCGTGGTCACCATCGACCTGCGTAACCACGGCCATTCCGGCGGCGGGCCGTCCGGCTACGGCACGCGCGAATCCGATGACGTCATCGATGTGATCGATGCACTGCAGCCACGCGGCGAAATCCGCGGGCCGCTGTATCTGTTCGGTATTTCCTACGGCGCGGCCACCGCGCTGTTCACTGCCGACAAACTCGGCCCACGCGTGACCGGCGTGGTGGCGATGGAATCCTTCGCCAATGCCGGGCGCGGCATTCGCGACATGGTGCCGCACATGCTCTCCAGCCAACCGCACGGATGGCGCGGGCGGGCGGTGGCCGCGTATGCGCGCTGGCGCTATGCCGACCAGAATATCGACGCGGTGATTGCAGCGGCCGATACCCAGCTCAAGTTGGATCTGGACCATGTCGATGTCGCACACGCTCTGGCCGACACGCGCAGCTGCGTGCTGCTGTTGCATGGCGATGCCGATCAGCACATTCCAGTAACCCATGGCCGCGCACTCGCCTTGGCCAGTGCGCGTGCGCATTACGTCGAGCTCGCTGGCGAAAACCATTTGAGTCTGCCGCTGCGGCTTGACCTGCTCGGCGGGCCGATCGATCAATGGCTGGCGCAGGTGCAAGAAGACCCCAGCCATTGCCCTGCGCCGCAAACGCTGCCCGCTTCCACGCTGGCCGTCGCCAGCCCCCTGGCAGTGCCGCAGAGTTGAGCACGGCAATCGCGGCACGCTGACGCGCAGCCTTCGCGCTGCTCCACGCCACACGCATCGCATGCAGCGTGGCGCTGACTCAGCGCGCCGCCACCGGCTGACGCGAACGCAGTACGCTGTCTCCAACGAACAACAGCAAGCCGACCCAGATCGCGGCAAAGCCCATCGCGCGCCCTTGGTCGAACGGCTCGTGGAAGAACCACACGCCCAGCAGCAGCTGCAGGCTCGGCGCGATGTATTGCAAGATGCCCACCAACGACAGCGGAATGCGCCGCACGCCGTAAGCGAAGCCGATCAACGGCAGCGCCGTCACCACACCACCGAAGATCAGCATCGCATCGGTGCGCAGGCTCCAGCCGCTCAGGAACGCGCCGCCGTGGCCCTGCTCGCCCCAGGCCGCCAGCAGCAACGCCGGCACGAACAGATACACGCTTTCCACGCCCAGCCCGGCCACCGGATCCACTGCCACCAATTTGCGCAGCAGCCCGTAAATACCGAACGACACCGCCAGCCCCAGCGCAATCCACGGCGGCGCACCGGCAACGATGGTCAGCCACAGCACGCCCACTGCCGCGCACACCACCGCCACCCACTGGATGCGACGCAGGCGCTCTTTCAACACCAGCACGCCCAGCAAGACGCTCAGCAGTGGATTGATGAAGTACCCCAGGCTGGCCTCGATGACATGCCCGGCGTTGATCGCCCAGATGTACAGGCCCCAGTTGAACGCGATCGCCACGCTGCTGCCGGCCAGCATCCACAATGCACGCGGCTGCGCGGCAATGCTGCGCCACCAGCGCAGGCCCAAGCTCGCCAGCAGCCACACCACCACCAGCACCGTGCTCCACACGATGCGGTGGGCAATGATCTGCAGCGACGGCACCGCCTTGAGCAGATGCCAATACAGCGGCACCAGCCCCCACAGCACGAAGGTGGACGCGGTGATCAGTAGCCCGCGCCGCGCCTCCTGTGGCGAGACCGTGCTCATCGCCGCGCCTTGGCGAAGATGACTACCAACACGCCCGCCAGGATCACCGCCATCGCAGCGATGTCCTGCGCGCGGAAGCGCTCCTGGCCCAGCCAGGCGCCCAGGCTCACCGCAATCACCGGGTAGGCGTAGCTGCCGGCCAAGGCCGGACGCACGTGATGCAGCAACCCCACGTAAGCGGTGAACGCCACGATCGCGCCGAACACCCATCGGTATGCCACGGCCAACACGCCTTGCGGGCTCGGCCATGCCTGTGGGCGCTCGCCGATCAGCAAGCCGGTGCTGACCAGCAGCACGCCACCGCACAGCATCTGTCCAGCGGCGGTCATGAACGGCGACGGCAGATCGCGTCCGCACGACCACACCGAGCCGAACGCCCAGCCGATCGGTGCGATCAGCAGCAACACCAACCCACCCGGCGTCGCGGTCAAACGGGTGCTGGCGTTGAACCACACCATGCCCACAAAGCCGATCACAATGCCCAACCATTCGCCGCCGCTGGCATGCTGCCCGCGCAATGCACCGACGGCACCGTCGCCACCGCCGTGGCGGCCAGCCCGGACGACACGCTGCGCCCGGCCGACACCACCATACCGTTGCCCAGCAGCAACAATGCCGCGCCCATCAGCGCCACGTTCTTCCATTGCGCGCGCGTGGGCGCAGCCACACTGCGCCAGCGCAGCACGCTGTAGAGCACGCTACCGGCGACGATGAAACGTATGCCGGACACCATCGTCAGCGGCTGCGCACCACTTTCCAGCGCAACGCGGATCGCCAGATAGGTCGAGCCCCACACCACGTAGACCAGCAACACGGCGAGAACGACTAACCCGCTGCGCGCAGGCGCGGCAGCATCGTGA encodes:
- a CDS encoding RNA polymerase sigma factor, producing the protein MDALDDDQLRAMLPALRRFARSLSGDPASADDLVQATLERALRRWRTRHTADALQPWLFAILYRQFLDGQRRVARWQRVVGLFAPQQPSQSASAEQVHDGRAMLARLALLPPEQRALLLLVSVEGFSDRQVADTLGIPISTVISRLSRARERLRAVNEGHVNHAPALRILK
- a CDS encoding catalase family peroxidase, whose translation is MTLPPPSPPRARSPVLPLLGIAAIAGGVALAFAWTAGWIGSDRLTAARMTDTIESSGPPHPGFRRAHTKGVCVSGHFQSSGKATWLSSARIFSQPSTPVLGRMSIGGGDPHGPDGQARVRSMALLLRSDDGQQWRTAMNSFPFFVVATPAGFQALNVASKPDPATGKPDPEKLAAFGKQYPEAAKFQQWAKTAPWSDSWANTQYNGVNAFRAIAGDGRERYIRWSMRPQTPFKELSAEQRKQADGDFLATDLDARLTQGPLRWDMVLTIAEPGDAVDDPSQPWPDSRKQIVAGTLSIERAQPQATGPCRDLNYDPLILPKGLAASNDPILAARSSVYSQSFNRREREIADGQGSAATGQGARQ
- a CDS encoding cytochrome b, with amino-acid sequence MSRRTHFNLPARVLHWLMAAMILTMLFVGVGMVASVTQRPWLIDLHRPLGIAILILAVLRLINRLRHRPPPLPADLPAWQKAAAIASHWLLYALMLGMPLIGWAMLSAGGYPIVLWPGANLPAIAPHDPALYAWLRSAHGWLAYLLFATVLGHLSAALFHAWVRRDGVFSSMALGER
- a CDS encoding alpha/beta hydrolase, which encodes MTRLLLLVCACLWLAGCSSPSTSLSERLVAPGGTSPLLDEERIAATIATVPNRSGHVLTRDGVPIFWRAIDPGQYAMQYRYMGQRNDPAHALDVDFSFKVPTAVPPTPRGTVVVLHGWMMDGDSLLPWSLQLAQAGYRVVTIDLRNHGHSGGGPSGYGTRESDDVIDVIDALQPRGEIRGPLYLFGISYGAATALFTADKLGPRVTGVVAMESFANAGRGIRDMVPHMLSSQPHGWRGRAVAAYARWRYADQNIDAVIAAADTQLKLDLDHVDVAHALADTRSCVLLLHGDADQHIPVTHGRALALASARAHYVELAGENHLSLPLRLDLLGGPIDQWLAQVQEDPSHCPAPQTLPASTLAVASPLAVPQS
- the rarD gene encoding EamA family transporter RarD encodes the protein MSTVSPQEARRGLLITASTFVLWGLVPLYWHLLKAVPSLQIIAHRIVWSTVLVVVWLLASLGLRWWRSIAAQPRALWMLAGSSVAIAFNWGLYIWAINAGHVIEASLGYFINPLLSVLLGVLVLKERLRRIQWVAVVCAAVGVLWLTIVAGAPPWIALGLAVSFGIYGLLRKLVAVDPVAGLGVESVYLFVPALLLAAWGEQGHGGAFLSGWSLRTDAMLIFGGVVTALPLIGFAYGVRRIPLSLVGILQYIAPSLQLLLGVWFFHEPFDQGRAMGFAAIWVGLLLFVGDSVLRSRQPVAAR